One window of Bacteroidota bacterium genomic DNA carries:
- a CDS encoding DUF4129 domain-containing protein yields the protein MKKIIFLLLFLFAGTGISFAQAEKHKMKFDSSAVKPRSPSASTKDDYVKDDFYKYDTKDKADREEPNVFDRMWNSFWERLFDNMRDVDPKRGPNPWSILWILILVTLIVLVVLKVTNSGVNTIFAGKRKNMEHADASMEDVDIHAINYEQVIAEARAKKDFRLAVRLWFLRTLKELTDRELVAWKTDKTNSDYYYELSGNVLQNEFGDVSYVYDHIWYGDFPVDENSYGDAEDKFRIFHSHIDSSK from the coding sequence ATGAAAAAAATAATTTTTCTTTTGCTCTTCCTTTTCGCAGGAACGGGAATTTCATTTGCGCAGGCGGAAAAACATAAAATGAAATTCGATTCATCCGCAGTGAAACCGAGATCGCCCTCTGCTTCCACTAAAGATGATTATGTGAAAGATGATTTTTATAAATACGATACGAAAGATAAAGCCGATCGTGAAGAACCGAATGTGTTCGACCGCATGTGGAATAGTTTCTGGGAAAGATTATTCGACAACATGCGCGACGTTGATCCGAAGCGCGGGCCGAATCCGTGGAGCATTTTGTGGATCCTCATTCTCGTTACACTCATTGTTCTCGTTGTGCTCAAAGTCACCAACTCGGGAGTGAATACTATTTTCGCAGGAAAAAGAAAGAACATGGAGCATGCCGATGCTTCCATGGAGGACGTAGACATTCACGCGATCAATTATGAACAGGTGATCGCTGAAGCGCGGGCGAAAAAAGATTTCCGTCTTGCAGTGCGCCTCTGGTTCCTGCGCACGCTGAAAGAACTCACCGATCGTGAACTCGTGGCGTGGAAAACCGACAAGACCAACAGCGATTATTATTACGAACTCAGTGGAAATGTATTGCAGAATGAATTCGGCGATGTGAGTTATGTGTATGACCACATCTGGTACGGCGATTTTCCCGTCGATGAAAATTCCTATGGTGATGCTGAAGATAAATTCAGGATATTTCATTCACACATCGACTCATCAAAATGA
- a CDS encoding SRPBCC family protein — MRITTEINAPAEKVFRLLTQKENFKDWWRGFISLDYKNEPDQQNPVGTKFHVVYRAGFRRDKVSFDCEITTYKKNEQYSFTASNRFGNSDASYRLTSVNGKTILEFEANYVPPKILVPFVIMAKWDLKFHTKRNLNRLKLLAEKN; from the coding sequence ATGCGCATTACCACCGAGATCAACGCCCCGGCCGAAAAAGTTTTCCGCCTGCTGACTCAAAAAGAAAATTTTAAAGACTGGTGGAGAGGATTTATCAGTCTCGATTATAAGAATGAACCTGATCAGCAGAATCCGGTTGGTACAAAATTTCACGTGGTGTACAGAGCGGGATTCCGGCGCGACAAGGTTTCATTCGACTGCGAAATAACTACCTACAAAAAAAACGAACAATATTCTTTTACCGCATCCAACCGTTTCGGAAACAGCGACGCATCCTACCGGCTCACCTCTGTAAACGGAAAAACTATCCTGGAATTCGAAGCGAATTATGTTCCTCCGAAAATTCTTGTTCCTTTCGTTATTATGGCAAAATGGGATCTGAAATTTCATACCAAAAGGAATTTAAACCGGTTGAAACTACTCGCCGAGAAAAATTGA
- the mutY gene encoding A/G-specific adenine glycosylase — MDFARILHQWYIKNKRELPWRGTKDPYKVWLSEIILQQTRVEQGLPYYKEFVRKFPHVFALADATEDQVMKTWQGLGYYSRARNLHHTAKNIAKERAGKFPQNSEELMRLKGIGEYTAAAVSSICFGEAKAVVDGNVFRFLSRLFGIKTAIDSTKGKKIFRELANELLDKKNPGDHNQAVMEFGARQCVPKNPDCGNCPFVLYCVARKKNLISKLPVKSKKTKITDRFFYYFIFRNNNKIIIRKRTENDIWKNLYEFPLIETKKKVSEKKLFASEDWKKLVGKNKLDVKKISPQIKHVLSHQRLLVRFIEINSRKKLSLKNSIAVRQNEIDRYAFPAVIAVYLAS; from the coding sequence ATGGATTTCGCTCGGATTTTACATCAATGGTACATCAAAAACAAGAGGGAACTGCCCTGGCGCGGCACAAAGGATCCTTATAAAGTATGGCTTTCGGAGATCATTCTCCAGCAAACGAGGGTTGAACAGGGCCTTCCTTATTATAAGGAGTTTGTCCGGAAATTTCCGCATGTATTTGCTCTTGCTGACGCCACTGAGGACCAAGTAATGAAAACCTGGCAGGGGCTCGGCTATTATTCAAGGGCGAGAAATCTTCATCACACGGCGAAAAATATTGCCAAAGAACGGGCGGGAAAATTTCCGCAAAATTCGGAAGAACTAATGCGCCTTAAAGGGATCGGTGAGTACACGGCTGCTGCCGTTTCTTCTATTTGTTTTGGTGAAGCAAAAGCGGTGGTGGATGGAAATGTGTTTCGTTTCCTTTCCCGGCTGTTCGGAATAAAAACGGCTATCGATTCCACGAAAGGAAAAAAAATATTCCGTGAGCTGGCCAATGAATTGCTCGATAAAAAAAATCCCGGCGATCATAACCAGGCAGTAATGGAATTCGGCGCGAGGCAATGTGTTCCGAAAAATCCGGATTGCGGGAATTGTCCGTTTGTGTTGTATTGTGTTGCGCGGAAGAAAAATCTTATTTCAAAACTTCCGGTGAAGTCGAAGAAAACAAAAATTACCGATCGGTTTTTTTATTATTTCATTTTCAGGAACAATAATAAAATCATCATCAGGAAACGCACGGAGAACGACATCTGGAAAAATCTTTACGAATTCCCGCTGATCGAAACGAAAAAAAAGGTTTCGGAAAAAAAATTATTCGCTTCGGAAGACTGGAAAAAACTAGTGGGGAAAAATAAGTTGGACGTAAAAAAAATCTCTCCGCAAATTAAACATGTGCTCAGCCACCAGCGTTTGCTGGTGCGGTTTATCGAGATCAATTCACGGAAAAAATTATCATTGAAAAATTCCATTGCTGTACGGCAGAATGAAATTGATCGTTACGCTTTCCCTGCTGTGATCGCAGTTTACCTGGCCAGTTAG
- a CDS encoding single-stranded DNA-binding protein — protein MPGVNKVILIGNLGRDPEVKYLEGGIAVANFPMATTETFRDKNGNKNEQTEWHQIVLWRRLAEVAEKYLRKGQMVYLEGKIRSRSWEDKETGQKRYTTEIFGDVLTILNRREDQNGTGYVRPQYNQQGNTNANANADGQVTTQPGQPNPQQLYYQQQQTSVPIDPKAEPNHPAVLPDTPDDLPF, from the coding sequence ATGCCAGGTGTAAACAAAGTGATCCTCATCGGGAATCTCGGAAGAGACCCGGAGGTGAAGTACCTCGAAGGAGGAATTGCCGTTGCAAATTTCCCAATGGCAACAACTGAAACATTCAGGGATAAAAACGGAAATAAAAATGAACAAACCGAATGGCACCAGATCGTGCTGTGGAGACGGCTTGCTGAAGTAGCGGAGAAATATCTTCGCAAAGGACAAATGGTTTATCTCGAAGGAAAGATCCGGTCTCGTTCATGGGAAGATAAAGAGACGGGGCAGAAACGTTACACGACAGAAATTTTCGGCGACGTGCTCACGATCCTTAACAGGCGCGAAGATCAGAACGGAACCGGTTATGTTCGCCCGCAATACAACCAGCAGGGAAATACAAATGCAAATGCGAATGCAGACGGACAGGTAACTACTCAGCCCGGGCAACCGAATCCGCAGCAATTGTATTACCAGCAACAACAGACTTCTGTTCCGATTGATCCGAAAGCAGAACCGAATCATCCTGCTGTTTTACCGGATACGCCGGACGATCTTCCGTTTTAA
- a CDS encoding MoxR family ATPase: MSDQPQVFTNRIPLEDLKKAVLDIRTEIGKIIVGQERTVDLLIAALLSDGHVLIEGVPGVAKTLTAKLLARTVSVKFSRIQFTPDLMPSDVIGTSVFSAKSNEFEYREGPIFANIVLIDEINRAPAKTQSALFESMEERQVTVDGKTRLLDAPFMVVATQNPVEQEGTYRLPEAQLDRFLFKIDVDYPTLANETKILADFHARKNSMDLTSVKPVVTAEQLKGYRQKVYSLHVEPNLLMYIAQMVNMTRNNSALYLGASPRASLAILTSAKAIAAMRGRDFVTPDDIREVAIPVLQHRVMLTPEKEMEGQTSRDVVKTIIQQVEIPR; the protein is encoded by the coding sequence ATGTCAGACCAGCCACAAGTATTCACGAACAGGATCCCACTCGAGGATCTGAAAAAAGCCGTACTCGATATTCGCACCGAGATCGGAAAAATAATAGTAGGACAGGAACGCACCGTCGATCTGCTCATCGCCGCTTTACTTTCCGACGGGCATGTTCTCATTGAAGGTGTTCCCGGTGTTGCAAAAACACTCACGGCAAAATTGCTCGCACGAACGGTGTCGGTAAAATTTTCGCGCATACAATTCACGCCCGACCTCATGCCTTCGGATGTGATCGGCACGAGTGTGTTCAGCGCAAAGAGCAATGAATTTGAATATCGCGAAGGGCCCATCTTTGCGAATATCGTTCTCATTGACGAGATCAACCGCGCTCCTGCAAAAACACAATCTGCATTGTTCGAATCGATGGAAGAACGGCAGGTGACTGTTGACGGAAAAACAAGATTGCTTGATGCGCCATTCATGGTGGTGGCCACGCAGAACCCGGTGGAGCAGGAGGGAACTTATCGTTTGCCCGAAGCGCAACTCGATCGTTTTCTTTTCAAGATTGATGTGGATTATCCGACGCTGGCGAATGAAACAAAAATTCTCGCCGATTTTCATGCGCGGAAAAATTCCATGGATCTCACCAGTGTGAAACCGGTGGTGACTGCAGAACAACTGAAAGGATACCGCCAGAAAGTTTACAGTTTGCACGTGGAGCCGAATCTTCTGATGTACATCGCGCAAATGGTGAACATGACGAGAAACAACAGCGCACTTTATCTCGGAGCATCACCGCGCGCGTCGCTCGCAATACTCACGAGTGCGAAAGCGATCGCGGCCATGCGCGGAAGAGATTTTGTAACGCCCGATGATATTCGCGAAGTAGCAATTCCTGTTTTGCAGCACCGCGTAATGCTCACACCTGAAAAAGAAATGGAAGGACAAACATCACGCGACGTAGTAAAAACAATTATTCAGCAAGTGGAAATTCCGAGGTAA
- a CDS encoding tetratricopeptide repeat protein, producing MRRISTSQMAVIGAAVVSTVLLCIVHTWPSHGKISMPPPMMNSAQGLSIDVVVNSEKAKLKPEILNSVNFIEASLSSERDANKRRQAYDSLISLLSTSRSYILSAWYAEEKANKTSGSSADWEAAGDRFTNAAQFVTDEKEIPAIFQSAVNCFNKSLTLDPKNLDAKVGLGLCAVNDTEHPEQGIKMILDVIAEDSNNLNAQLALGDLSIRRGAPDKAIVRYSNALRIQPAMIDLYVRLADLYKETGDTASAISNLEMYVQHSNDPVMKNDVENDIRSLRESLGKKK from the coding sequence ATGCGCAGGATTTCCACTTCACAAATGGCGGTGATCGGCGCCGCTGTAGTCAGTACCGTTCTTTTATGTATTGTTCATACGTGGCCCTCTCACGGAAAAATTTCCATGCCTCCGCCAATGATGAATTCGGCGCAGGGACTTTCCATCGATGTTGTTGTGAATAGCGAAAAAGCAAAACTGAAACCGGAAATTCTTAATTCGGTCAACTTCATTGAAGCTTCACTTTCTTCTGAGCGCGATGCGAATAAACGCCGACAGGCTTATGACAGTCTCATCAGTCTGCTAAGCACATCACGCTCTTATATTCTCAGCGCTTGGTATGCCGAAGAGAAAGCAAATAAAACATCCGGCAGTTCTGCAGACTGGGAAGCAGCAGGAGATCGTTTTACCAATGCGGCGCAATTCGTGACCGATGAAAAAGAAATTCCTGCCATTTTTCAGTCGGCAGTCAATTGTTTCAATAAGTCGCTCACACTTGATCCAAAAAACCTCGATGCAAAAGTAGGACTCGGATTGTGTGCAGTGAACGACACGGAACACCCGGAACAGGGAATAAAAATGATCCTCGATGTGATCGCGGAAGATTCCAACAACCTGAATGCGCAACTTGCTCTCGGAGATCTTTCCATCCGCCGCGGCGCTCCTGATAAAGCGATCGTGCGTTACAGCAATGCATTGAGAATTCAACCCGCCATGATCGATCTGTATGTGAGACTCGCAGATCTTTACAAAGAAACCGGCGATACCGCCAGTGCAATTTCCAACCTGGAAATGTACGTTCAGCATTCGAACGACCCGGTGATGAAAAATGATGTGGAGAACGATATCCGTTCACTCCGCGAGAGCCTCGGTAAAAAGAAATAA
- a CDS encoding RDD family protein: MSDSARILTTQNVAINYQTANIGERLLARLLDLVFFTAYLMIAFFILGEVVQSMKWEDQQQYSSVIGILIPVPILTYTLWCESIFNGRTIGKIIMGLKVVKTNGTPAGIGDFAFRWATRLFEGELGALTCLALPVAIISNKTQRIGDMIAGTIVIKTKQKSFLRNTILANINPNYRVVFPQVANLSDRDLNIIRDVMAQSFETGNHRLLEYLGHKVKTVMGVYPPPQQLPTAQFLNIVLADYAHFAFSENS; encoded by the coding sequence ATGTCAGACTCAGCCCGCATACTCACCACGCAGAACGTAGCGATCAATTACCAGACCGCGAACATCGGTGAGCGATTACTTGCGCGGCTTCTCGATCTTGTTTTTTTTACGGCGTACCTCATGATCGCATTTTTTATTCTCGGTGAAGTGGTACAGTCGATGAAATGGGAAGATCAGCAGCAATATTCGAGCGTGATCGGAATTCTCATTCCTGTTCCTATTCTCACTTATACGTTGTGGTGCGAATCTATTTTCAACGGAAGAACGATCGGGAAAATAATCATGGGATTGAAAGTGGTGAAGACGAACGGAACTCCCGCCGGCATTGGAGATTTTGCTTTCCGCTGGGCAACGCGTTTGTTCGAAGGAGAATTGGGCGCGCTCACGTGTCTCGCATTACCGGTTGCCATCATCAGCAATAAAACGCAGCGTATCGGCGATATGATAGCAGGAACGATCGTGATCAAAACAAAACAAAAATCTTTTTTGCGCAATACTATTCTTGCAAACATAAATCCGAATTACCGTGTTGTATTTCCGCAAGTGGCGAATCTTTCTGATCGCGATCTGAATATTATCCGCGATGTGATGGCGCAATCATTCGAAACAGGAAATCACCGGTTGCTGGAATATCTCGGGCACAAAGTGAAAACGGTAATGGGCGTTTATCCGCCGCCTCAACAATTGCCCACAGCACAATTCCTGAATATTGTTCTCGCGGATTACGCGCATTTTGCTTTCTCGGAAAATTCCTGA
- a CDS encoding DUF4350 domain-containing protein, with amino-acid sequence MKKNWPYFLLLAIVLFVLFRMSEKASAKRVDWKDNFTMSSKNPYGCYIFDQYLGEMMGGKTDHINLTAYQNLAGKKFTDHNYVFVNSDFSPSMQDVVNLVKFVEAGNDVLISARDFGLLADTLKFQLGDPLYIDISKKPNNTTLGSMVNQGNAFVESNLVNPSLHLKKNASFDHTTYELAFTAFDTLRSIVLGQDGRGYANYLRIPKGKGSFFIHTLPDAFGNYYAANANTVDYLLNVVSYLPSQETFIDTHYKIGRKENDDTRRYIFSEPALRLGYVVLIIAGLIGFFLGGKRRQRPVPVVTPPANSTLEFVEQVGALYYNLGNHGDIVYKKINYFLESVRSRFYVQTNVFDEKFLVRLENLSGMQRDEVRQLFSTIDYLRKAPGVSANELKRLEEQIRNFNTKSKR; translated from the coding sequence TTGAAAAAGAACTGGCCCTACTTTCTCCTGCTCGCGATCGTACTGTTCGTGCTGTTCCGCATGTCGGAAAAAGCTTCAGCGAAACGCGTGGACTGGAAAGATAATTTCACGATGTCGTCGAAGAATCCTTACGGCTGTTATATTTTCGATCAGTACCTCGGTGAAATGATGGGCGGAAAAACAGATCACATCAATCTCACCGCCTACCAGAATCTTGCAGGAAAAAAATTCACCGATCATAATTATGTTTTTGTGAACAGTGATTTCTCTCCTTCCATGCAGGATGTGGTGAACCTTGTGAAATTTGTGGAAGCGGGAAATGATGTGCTCATCTCTGCTCGCGATTTCGGTTTACTCGCCGACACACTGAAATTTCAATTGGGCGATCCGCTGTACATTGACATCAGTAAAAAACCGAACAACACTACGCTCGGTTCAATGGTGAACCAGGGAAATGCTTTTGTGGAATCCAATCTTGTGAATCCTTCTTTGCACCTGAAAAAAAATGCAAGTTTTGATCATACCACTTACGAACTTGCATTCACCGCTTTCGATACACTGCGTTCAATTGTTCTCGGGCAGGATGGGAGAGGATATGCGAATTATTTGCGCATCCCGAAGGGAAAAGGATCTTTTTTCATTCACACATTGCCCGACGCTTTTGGAAATTATTATGCAGCGAATGCGAATACCGTGGATTATCTGCTGAACGTAGTCTCGTATCTTCCATCGCAGGAAACTTTTATTGACACACATTACAAGATCGGGCGGAAAGAAAATGACGATACACGTCGCTATATTTTTTCCGAACCAGCTTTGCGGTTAGGTTACGTGGTACTCATCATTGCCGGGCTCATCGGATTTTTTCTCGGTGGCAAAAGGCGTCAGCGTCCCGTTCCCGTGGTCACTCCTCCTGCTAATTCCACACTTGAATTCGTGGAGCAGGTGGGCGCTTTGTATTACAATCTCGGAAACCACGGCGATATCGTTTACAAAAAAATAAATTATTTTCTCGAATCGGTACGCTCGCGTTTTTATGTACAGACCAATGTGTTCGACGAGAAATTTTTAGTGCGCCTCGAAAATCTTTCGGGCATGCAGCGCGATGAAGTGCGCCAGTTATTCAGCACGATAGATTACCTGCGTAAAGCGCCGGGTGTTTCTGCCAATGAACTGAAACGACTCGAAGAACAGATCAGGAATTTCAATACAAAAAGTAAACGGTGA
- a CDS encoding Rne/Rng family ribonuclease: MSNELIIDATGSEVVIALMNDKRLVELNREKTNTQFAVGDIYLGRVRKVMPGLNAAFVDVGYEKDAFLHYFDLGPQVLSLNKYVRMTITGKQKHAALAYFKPEHDIHKDGKISDVLQSDQQVMVQVAKEPISTKGPRITTELSIAGRYIVLIPFADKVSVSQKIRSHEEKDRLKRLIMSIKPKNFGVIVRTVAEGKGVADLDADMNDLVNKWNTCFQELTKSKPPARVLGELNRTSAILRDLLNASFAAITVNDGRMFDEIKEYLQNIAPDKEKILKLHKGPQPVFESLGVDRQIKALFGKTVTMKTGAYLIVEHTEALHVIDVNSGNRSKSHADQETNALEVNLEAATEVARQLRLRDMGGIIVVDFIDMHSPNNRRTLFNKLRDEMKGDRAKHTILPPSKFGLIQITRERVRPETSVDTSEKCPTCGGTGEIQSSILLIDQIENNLRYVLKEQNEKAVTVCVHPYLEAYLTKGWPSLRWKWKRRYGKPIKIKPVSSYQFLEYHFLNKNDDEIKV, translated from the coding sequence GTGTCAAACGAACTCATCATCGATGCAACAGGCAGCGAAGTGGTGATCGCACTCATGAACGACAAACGATTGGTGGAGCTTAACCGCGAAAAAACCAATACACAGTTTGCCGTCGGCGACATCTACCTCGGGCGTGTGCGCAAAGTGATGCCCGGACTCAACGCTGCATTCGTGGATGTCGGTTACGAGAAAGATGCTTTCCTTCATTATTTCGATCTCGGCCCGCAGGTACTTTCGCTCAACAAATATGTGCGGATGACCATCACCGGAAAACAGAAACATGCTGCGCTTGCTTATTTCAAACCCGAGCATGACATTCACAAGGATGGAAAAATTTCTGACGTGCTCCAGTCTGATCAGCAGGTGATGGTGCAGGTTGCTAAAGAACCCATCTCCACAAAAGGCCCGCGCATTACTACCGAACTTTCCATTGCAGGAAGATATATTGTACTCATTCCGTTCGCGGATAAAGTTTCTGTTTCGCAAAAAATCCGCAGTCACGAAGAGAAAGACCGGTTGAAGCGTTTGATCATGAGCATCAAGCCGAAAAATTTTGGTGTGATCGTCCGAACAGTTGCCGAAGGAAAAGGCGTTGCCGATCTTGATGCCGACATGAATGATCTCGTGAACAAATGGAATACCTGTTTCCAGGAACTTACAAAATCAAAACCTCCTGCGCGCGTACTCGGGGAACTCAATCGCACTTCTGCAATTCTCCGCGATCTGCTCAACGCATCATTCGCCGCGATCACTGTGAATGACGGGCGTATGTTCGACGAGATAAAAGAATATCTCCAGAACATTGCACCCGACAAAGAAAAAATTCTGAAACTTCACAAAGGCCCGCAACCTGTTTTCGAAAGTCTTGGTGTCGATCGCCAGATCAAAGCGCTCTTCGGAAAAACGGTGACTATGAAAACCGGCGCGTATCTTATCGTCGAACATACCGAAGCATTGCACGTTATTGATGTGAACAGCGGCAATCGATCGAAGTCGCATGCCGACCAGGAAACGAATGCGCTCGAAGTGAATCTCGAAGCAGCAACAGAAGTTGCGCGCCAGTTGCGCCTGCGCGATATGGGTGGAATTATTGTCGTTGATTTCATTGACATGCATTCGCCGAATAACCGCCGTACACTTTTCAATAAGTTGCGCGATGAGATGAAAGGTGATCGTGCAAAACATACCATTCTTCCACCGAGTAAATTCGGATTGATCCAGATCACGCGCGAACGTGTGCGTCCGGAAACGAGCGTGGATACTTCTGAAAAATGTCCGACCTGCGGAGGCACCGGAGAAATCCAGTCGAGCATTCTTCTCATCGACCAGATCGAAAATAATCTGCGTTACGTTTTAAAAGAGCAGAATGAAAAAGCAGTTACCGTTTGTGTTCATCCTTATCTCGAGGCGTATCTTACAAAAGGATGGCCATCGCTGCGGTGGAAATGGAAACGCCGTTACGGAAAACCAATTAAAATAAAACCGGTTTCTTCCTATCAGTTTCTCGAATACCATTTCCTGAATAAAAATGATGACGAGATAAAAGTTTAG
- a CDS encoding gliding motility lipoprotein GldD: MRKLLPNFFLLLFIFPLIHSCDDDDSIGTPKPRGYFRIKLPEKKYVQSDDSCPFTFEIPVYSHLYKSAAPNAEKYWRDMYFAPFKATLYLSYKEFHSDSMLEELINESWQLTEAHSQVAGGLRDSAIINAQEHVFGSVEMLSGNAATSLQFYVTDSTTNFLRGSLYFYSAPNKDSLAPVLEFITKDIYHMLWTLKWKEQTMELLTMPIEMKSLNKNE; encoded by the coding sequence ATGCGAAAACTACTTCCGAATTTTTTTCTTTTGCTTTTTATTTTTCCGCTCATCCATTCCTGCGACGATGATGATTCCATTGGAACACCGAAGCCACGTGGATATTTCCGGATAAAACTTCCGGAGAAAAAATACGTACAATCGGACGACAGTTGTCCATTCACCTTTGAAATTCCCGTTTACTCCCACCTCTATAAAAGCGCTGCTCCTAATGCTGAAAAATACTGGCGCGATATGTATTTCGCACCGTTCAAAGCAACACTTTATCTCAGCTACAAAGAATTTCACAGCGATTCTATGCTGGAAGAACTGATCAATGAAAGCTGGCAGCTTACCGAAGCGCACAGCCAGGTTGCAGGCGGATTGCGCGATTCGGCAATCATCAATGCGCAGGAACATGTTTTCGGTTCGGTGGAAATGCTCAGTGGAAATGCAGCCACTTCTTTACAATTTTATGTGACCGACAGCACGACTAATTTTCTGCGCGGATCACTTTATTTTTATTCAGCACCAAACAAAGATTCACTCGCCCCTGTTCTCGAATTCATCACGAAAGATATTTATCACATGCTGTGGACCCTGAAGTGGAAAGAGCAAACGATGGAACTGCTGACTATGCCAATTGAAATGAAATCTCTCAACAAGAACGAATGA
- a CDS encoding stage II sporulation protein M, which produces MKEITFLKQNHQKWQQFEALLNSTQGGNPDALADLFIRVTDDLSWARTFYPGSNTEKYLNDMAARIHQEIYKNKKERRSRILTFWTHELPLTMAKHRMNLLIVFAIFFVSVWVGIVSAKHDEGFVRLILGDSYVDMTLDNISKGDPMGVYKQDNHFVMFFAIALNNSMVAMLCILAGLAGWAGVAMMQFRNGVMLGAFMYFLAAHGYMREATLTVWIHGVIEIFCIVVAGAAGMAMGNGLYFPGAWPRGVSFMRGAREALKIGVGLIPFFFLAAFFEGFITRYTEMNDVVREFIIITALILMVSYFIFWPMFVRPDVTKLSRVVADDDTSVIKRELNAKFIFKLVIGILLIVLPTLAFSMHEITGDKTETVAKFFYVLCGCGGIALIVFAFLNRRQTEESQLEIDRKKTKSVKEEYEREATATKV; this is translated from the coding sequence TTGAAAGAAATAACTTTCCTCAAACAGAATCATCAGAAGTGGCAGCAGTTCGAAGCGTTGCTCAATTCCACGCAGGGAGGAAATCCCGATGCGCTTGCCGATCTTTTTATCCGTGTGACCGACGATCTTTCTTGGGCACGAACTTTTTATCCCGGATCGAATACCGAAAAATATCTCAACGATATGGCGGCGCGCATTCACCAGGAAATTTACAAGAACAAAAAAGAAAGACGCAGCCGCATTCTCACTTTCTGGACGCACGAGTTACCGCTCACGATGGCGAAACACAGAATGAATCTCCTCATTGTATTTGCAATTTTCTTCGTGTCGGTGTGGGTGGGAATTGTTTCTGCCAAACACGATGAAGGTTTTGTGCGGCTCATACTCGGCGACAGTTACGTGGATATGACGCTCGACAACATCAGCAAGGGCGATCCGATGGGTGTGTACAAACAGGATAATCATTTCGTGATGTTCTTCGCGATCGCGCTCAATAATTCTATGGTGGCGATGCTTTGCATTCTCGCAGGGCTTGCAGGATGGGCAGGTGTGGCGATGATGCAATTCCGCAATGGAGTAATGCTCGGTGCGTTCATGTATTTTCTTGCCGCTCACGGTTACATGCGCGAAGCAACGCTCACCGTTTGGATTCACGGCGTGATCGAGATCTTTTGCATTGTTGTTGCGGGCGCTGCGGGAATGGCAATGGGAAATGGATTGTATTTCCCGGGTGCGTGGCCGCGTGGCGTGTCGTTCATGCGCGGTGCGCGCGAAGCATTGAAGATAGGTGTGGGATTAATTCCATTCTTTTTTCTCGCGGCTTTCTTCGAAGGATTCATTACGAGATATACGGAGATGAATGATGTGGTTCGCGAATTCATCATCATCACGGCGCTCATTCTCATGGTATCGTATTTTATTTTCTGGCCCATGTTCGTGCGTCCTGATGTTACAAAATTATCGAGAGTGGTGGCTGATGACGATACATCTGTAATCAAAAGAGAACTGAATGCAAAATTTATTTTCAAATTAGTGATCGGAATATTGCTCATCGTTCTTCCCACACTCGCATTCTCGATGCACGAGATCACCGGCGACAAAACAGAAACGGTTGCGAAATTTTTCTATGTGCTCTGCGGGTGCGGCGGCATTGCACTTATTGTATTTGCATTCCTGAACAGGAGACAAACAGAAGAATCACAATTGGAAATAGACCGGAAAAAAACAAAATCAGTAAAAGAGGAGTATGAACGGGAAGCCACAGCCACTAAGGTTTGA
- a CDS encoding integration host factor subunit beta translates to MTKAEIVNEIAEKTGVEKAAVQASVETLMKVVKNALTRGDNVYLRGFGSFIVKRRAEKTGRNISKNTTVIIPAHNVPAFKPAKTFVERVKKNVKVE, encoded by the coding sequence ATGACAAAAGCAGAAATAGTAAATGAGATCGCGGAAAAGACCGGCGTTGAAAAAGCTGCCGTTCAGGCCTCCGTTGAAACATTAATGAAAGTGGTGAAGAATGCCCTCACCCGTGGTGATAATGTTTACCTCCGTGGCTTCGGTAGTTTCATAGTGAAACGCCGTGCTGAAAAAACAGGCCGCAACATTTCAAAGAATACAACCGTCATCATTCCTGCCCACAACGTTCCGGCTTTCAAACCGGCAAAAACTTTCGTGGAGCGCGTGAAGAAGAATGTGAAAGTTGAATAA